DNA from Coriobacteriaceae bacterium:
TGATGCTCTCGATGATTACATGCACCGTCACGGGTACCATAGGCGGGTACACCGTGACAAAGGAGACAACGATGAAGCAAATCGATACGGCCCAGCTCGACATCACTGCCTGTCAGGCTCAGGCTGCCGAATACCATGCCCGTGGCTTTAACTGCGCACAAGCCGTCGCCTGCACGCTCGCGCCCACCGTCGGGCTCGACCCCCAGGTCGCCTTTACCCTCACCGAGGGCTTTGGCGCCGGCATGGGCGGCATGACCGAAACTTGCGGCGCCATCTCGGGCGCTGTGGCCATCATGGGCTTTGTAATGAGCGACGGCATGGAAAACCCCAAGACTAAGGGCCAGACCTACAAGCTGTCGCGCGAAATCACCAAGCGTTTTGGCGAGAAGAACACGACGACCGTCTGCGGCACGCTCAAGGGCATCGGATCGGATAAGGGTCCGCTCCGCAGCTGCCCCGGTTGCATCGACGATGCCGTCGAGATCGCCTGCGATGTGCTAAAGCAGCTCGCCGAGTAAACGGCAGCAACAGAAAAACGACGGCCGGCGCGCTTGGAATCCATCCAAAAGCACGCCGGCCGTCGCCGTCAGAACTCGGCAAATTCGGGAGCGCCGACCTCGATCTCCTCGCGTCCCGCCATAAGCTCGCGCATCTTGGCGCAAAACGACTCCTGCTCCCCTGCCTTAAACACCAAGTGAAGTGTCACGGTATCCGCGTAATCGGTATCCGAAACCTTGGCACCCGAATCCTGGGCCAAGCGAAGCACCTGCTCATACTGCGGATAGGCCACATGCACGTCAACCGGCACGACACTCGTCATCTCGACGATCTGCCCGGACTCCTGAGCCGAGGCCACCGCCGCCTGCGTCGCCGCGGTATAGGCGCGCACCAAGCCACCAGGACCCAACAGCGTGCCGCCAAAATAGCGCGTCACCACGCAGCAAACATTTTTGAGCCCCGCGCCACGCAGCACCTCGAGCGTCGGCATACCGCTCGTGCGGCTCGGCTCACCATCATCGCTCTGGCGCTCGCGTCCATCGACCAAAATCCACGCGGGAACATTATGCCGAGCGTCATAATGACGCTTGCGAACCATCTCGATAAAGGCATTCGCCTCATCCTCGGACTCAATATGGACCAGCTGGGCAATAAACCGGCTCTTTCGGTCCACAAACTCGCCCGAAGCCTCAATATTCGATTGCAAAGTAAAATAGCTGTCCAACAAAGCCCCTCAAGCACAAGCAAAGCAACAAACAGCCTCAATAATACGGCAAAGACCGTATCGATTGTTAGGGTAACAAAAATGCCAAGTGGGCCTATAAGCCGGGTTCTGTCGTGAACGGTCATTTATCTTGTCTGCACGTTACCGTGCAGCTCCACGCACGCTACCCGAACGCGGACCGGGCCGGCCCATGGCGTTCCTATTCGCGCTTGCTCCGGATGGGGCTTGCCAAGCCGCCGTGTTACCACGACGCTGGTGGTCTCTTACACCACCGTTTCAGCTTTTCCCTTTACGCCTTGCGGCGCAGGTGGGAGTCTTCTTTTCTGCGGCGCTTTCCGTCGGATCACTCCGCCCGGCCGTTAGCCGGCATCCCGCCCTCTGGAGCCCGGACTTTCCTCACGCGTGCTGCAAGCAGCACATCGCGCAACCGTCTGGCCCACTCAGCAGTGCAAGAGTGTAGCACACCGTTGACGCAGGCAATGGCACAACACAAGCGTTCGACACGATAAACCAAGAACCACGCTATGCAGTACAATAGGGTCGTCGATGGGCAACGTCGTCAGTCGAGACGCGACCGCGCTCCGCACCCCTCCGTCTACTCGGTGCGTTCCCGCCTCCTCCCCGAGGCGGGATGTCGGCATTTTTTCATGCGCCGACAACCCAATAGCCCGTAGACAGCCCGGGCAGTATCGCGTACCTCAGCAACAAATGCAAAAAGGGACCCGTCCATTGCGGACGGATCCCTTAAAACAAGTGATCGTCAAACCGATTTACTCGGCGTCGGTCTCCTCGTCCTTCTTCTCGGAAGGTAGCGGGGTAACCTCGATCTCGACGCCCAGAGTCTCAGCAGCAGACTTCATGGACAGGGAGATACGACGACGGTCGAGGTCGATCTCCATGACCTTGACCTGAACCTTGTCGCCCACATGGGTGACCTGAGAAGGCTGATCGACGTGCTTGTTGGCCATCTCGGAGATGTGCACCAGGCCCTCGATGCCCTCGCCCAGGTCGACGAAAGCGCCGAACGGGACAAGCTTGGTCACAGTGCCCTCGACGATAGCGCCGACGGGGTACTTCTTGACCAGTGCGCGCCACGGATCCTCGGTGGTCTGCTTGAGACCCAGGGAGATGCGCTCGCGGTTGAGATCGACGTCGAGAACCTCGACCTCGACCTCCTGGCCGACCTTGACAACCTCGGAAGGATGGTTGACGTGGTTCCAGGAGAGCTCGGAGATGTGGATGAGGCCGTCGATACCGCCGAGGTCGACGAAGGCGCCGAAGTCGACGATGGAGGAAACGGTGCCCTGGAGACGCATACCAGACTTGAGCTTGGACAGGATCTCGGAGCGCTCGGCCTTACGGGACTCCTCGAGCACGACGCGACGGGAGAGGACGACGTTGTTGCGGTTGCGGTCCATCTCGATAACGCGGGCCTCGATGCGGGTGCCCATGTAGGAGGTGAGGTCCTTGACGCGACGGAGGTCGACGAGGGAGGCGGGCAGGAAGCCACGCAGGCCGATGTCGAGGATCAGGCCGCCCTTGACAACCTCGATAACCTCGCCCTCGACGTTCTCGCCGGAGTTGAACTTCTCCTCGATGCGGTTCCAAGCACGCTCGTACTCGGCACGCTTCTTGGACAGGACCAGACGACCGTCCTTGTCCTCCTTCTGGAGTACCAGAGCCTCGATGGGATCACCGAGTGCAACGATGTCTGCAGGGTTAGCGTCCTTGCGGATGGACAGCTCGCGGACCGGGATAACGCCCTCGGACTTGAATCCGATGTCAACGAGCACCTCGTCATGCTCGATCTTAACGACAGTGCCGTTAACGAGATCGCCCTCATCAAAGTCGGTAATCGTACCGTCGATGAGGTTGTTCATCTCCTCCTCGTTGACATCGTCAAGAGAGAAAATGGACGAGTTCTGAATCTCACTCAAAGGTGGACCCCTTTCGAACTACGGGGCCCCGATTGCTAGGACCTACAGAAGGGTGCGACAAGCACACAACGTTTAGGAACACTCGGGAGCCGACAGATACTAATGTGACGCTTATGCAATCACGTTCGTATAGGTTACGGGGAAATGAGTTCGATTTCAAGCGTGAACTGCGATTTTTTACTCGTGTGGAGACTTTTTCGTAATCTTATGAACACACGTCTCCGCAACTTGACGATAACCAGCCAGGCATTCGGCTTTGGGGTAAAGTATCCGGAGCCAACGATTCTAGATCGATTTTTCGAGAAAGGTGCCCGCGTGCTCAAAGCAGTCGTTTTCGATATGGACGAAACGCTTCTCAGCATCAACCTCAACGCGTTCATCCTTCGCTATTTTAAGGATGTCTCTTCGATGCTCGCGGATATCGGGCGCCGCAGCCGCGGTGGCACGATGGCGCGCCTCGGCACCATCCTGGTCGACCTCAACGCCAATCGCCGCAGCGGCACGGACAACCGCACCAATCTTGAGTTTTACCAAGAAGAGGTCGAGCGCCGATGCGGGATCTGCCTCTCCGATCCCCTCATCTACGAGGCGTTTACCTACTATGACCGCGAAGTTCTTCCGTACAAGAACGACGATATCATTAACGCCCACGCCATGCCGGGCGCACACGCCGCGCTCCAGGCCGTACAGGACGCAGGGCTGCGCTGCGCGCTCTTTACCAACCCCAGCTTTCCCCAGGGGGCCATTGAGTGCCGCATGGGTTGGGGCGACCTGGCCGACGCCCCCTTTGAACTCGTGACGCACATGGGAAACGCCACCCGCTGCAAGCCCGATGCCACCTACTATCTAGAGCAGCTTCAGGTGATGGGGCTCGAGCCACACGAGGTCCTTATGGTGGGCAACGATCCCAAGCGCGACTTCCCCAGTCCCGCCTGCGGCATTCAAACTGCCTATGTTGGCCAGGGAAAACCCGGCCGAGCCACCTGGCGCGGAACCATGGAAGACTTCGCCCGCGACTTTAACGCCGTAATCGAAGCCTTCTACGAACACCAAGTAGCCGACGAACTGTCGTAGGACCCCTCGCTCCAAACCAAATATCGCCGCAGGTTGAGCACAAGTCAGCGAAAATGCCCCTAAGCGAGCAATGTGCCTTGAAAGAGGAGGGCATAGGCCTTCTGGCCATGCCCGACGATTGAAAGGCAGATTGCCGCTTAGGGGCATTTGCAGCGTCGACTGGTTACGCGGTTTGGTAAAACCGCGTAACTAGCACACCTGGGTTTTGCCGATCATGATGTTGAGGATCTCGATGTCGGTGTCCTTCATGCCCACGCGGCCTACGTAGCCCATACTGGCGATTGTTTGCTCAACGGTATCTTGGATCAGGCCCTCGCCGGCGCGGAAGCCGCGACCCTGCATGGCCATATCATGGCCCAGAATCGCCGCATCGACGGCAGCCGAGATCTTGGCGGCACAGCTCGCCTTGGCGCCGTCGCACACGATGCCGCCCACGTTACCGAGCGTGTTCGAGACGGTCGCGCCAATCTGTTCGCGCGTGCCACCGCACAGCCAGGTAATCGCAGCGCCGGCGCCGCACGCAGCGCAAATAGCACCGCAAAACGCCGAAAGCGCACCAATATAGCTCTTGATATGCACGGCGATAAGATCGGACAGCATCACGGCGCGCACCAGGCGCTCGTGGTCGCAACGCAGGTACTCGGCATACTCCATGACGGGCAATGCGCAGGTAATGCCCTGATTGCCCGAGCCGCACACAATGGCGACCGGCAGCGCGCAACCGTTCATGCGGGCGTCGGACCCGGCGGCCGCACGGGCACGGGCGCGGCAGGCGACGTCATCGGCACGAGCACCCAGCAGCGTACGGCCCACCTCGGCGCCCCAAGCGTGCGCGAGACCCTCGGCACTGATCGCGCCATTCAGC
Protein-coding regions in this window:
- a CDS encoding YigZ family protein, encoding MLDSYFTLQSNIEASGEFVDRKSRFIAQLVHIESEDEANAFIEMVRKRHYDARHNVPAWILVDGRERQSDDGEPSRTSGMPTLEVLRGAGLKNVCCVVTRYFGGTLLGPGGLVRAYTAATQAAVASAQESGQIVEMTSVVPVDVHVAYPQYEQVLRLAQDSGAKVSDTDYADTVTLHLVFKAGEQESFCAKMRELMAGREEIEVGAPEFAEF
- a CDS encoding L-serine ammonia-lyase, iron-sulfur-dependent, subunit alpha; this encodes MPADSLRDAAFCDVLNRELVCALGCTEPIAVAYAAALASQTLGCEPDHMDVACSGNIIKNVKSVTVPNSGGMHGIEAAAVLGAVGGDAKSALEVLESVDDADRARVAELLADADYCDVSLVEGVPNLYIKVTATAGGHTAVVEITDHHTNVTCHTLDGIPVCGKSAGECAACAERVVAERAADNADTPMSIETIIDFIEDGDIEDARAAVERQIELNGAISAEGLAHAWGAEVGRTLLGARADDVACRARARAAAGSDARMNGCALPVAIVCGSGNQGITCALPVMEYAEYLRCDHERLVRAVMLSDLIAVHIKSYIGALSAFCGAICAACGAGAAITWLCGGTREQIGATVSNTLGNVGGIVCDGAKASCAAKISAAVDAAILGHDMAMQGRGFRAGEGLIQDTVEQTIASMGYVGRVGMKDTDIEILNIMIGKTQVC
- a CDS encoding C-GCAxxG-C-C family protein, producing MKQIDTAQLDITACQAQAAEYHARGFNCAQAVACTLAPTVGLDPQVAFTLTEGFGAGMGGMTETCGAISGAVAIMGFVMSDGMENPKTKGQTYKLSREITKRFGEKNTTTVCGTLKGIGSDKGPLRSCPGCIDDAVEIACDVLKQLAE
- the rpsA gene encoding 30S ribosomal protein S1, encoding MSEIQNSSIFSLDDVNEEEMNNLIDGTITDFDEGDLVNGTVVKIEHDEVLVDIGFKSEGVIPVRELSIRKDANPADIVALGDPIEALVLQKEDKDGRLVLSKKRAEYERAWNRIEEKFNSGENVEGEVIEVVKGGLILDIGLRGFLPASLVDLRRVKDLTSYMGTRIEARVIEMDRNRNNVVLSRRVVLEESRKAERSEILSKLKSGMRLQGTVSSIVDFGAFVDLGGIDGLIHISELSWNHVNHPSEVVKVGQEVEVEVLDVDLNRERISLGLKQTTEDPWRALVKKYPVGAIVEGTVTKLVPFGAFVDLGEGIEGLVHISEMANKHVDQPSQVTHVGDKVQVKVMEIDLDRRRISLSMKSAAETLGVEIEVTPLPSEKKDEETDAE
- a CDS encoding HAD family hydrolase — encoded protein: MNTRLRNLTITSQAFGFGVKYPEPTILDRFFEKGARVLKAVVFDMDETLLSINLNAFILRYFKDVSSMLADIGRRSRGGTMARLGTILVDLNANRRSGTDNRTNLEFYQEEVERRCGICLSDPLIYEAFTYYDREVLPYKNDDIINAHAMPGAHAALQAVQDAGLRCALFTNPSFPQGAIECRMGWGDLADAPFELVTHMGNATRCKPDATYYLEQLQVMGLEPHEVLMVGNDPKRDFPSPACGIQTAYVGQGKPGRATWRGTMEDFARDFNAVIEAFYEHQVADELS